In Amphiura filiformis chromosome 2, Afil_fr2py, whole genome shotgun sequence, one DNA window encodes the following:
- the LOC140146426 gene encoding exonuclease V-like — protein MAVAGDDDFGSLDDSAILQAYEDYEQSQDEEVGGGGSVATTSSVGKSEDASGSAIKMKSGIKKIIIQHEEQGTGSSNNVKTGEQSTLANWIYEENNTIITESVRGVRSKYINTSDLQMQEWCEQQMIYNIGAKMGMIPQLITDEGAVVPVKEIQLTTPAMKAGTEVHKKKDLEVNSYVNVAVSTHGDSFALKLLNTIQHIKHLVMGASCIREVTIFSMPFDYGFMMMGIVDELRMNEHEELELVEVKTRSNRFKPLSKAQVRTHNLQAMVYKQIIDDLTSGVVDGNVVFEKMRLDPKHVLDEKVLEHARALDVAGNTLGDIMTTMLDQFRFLPRVSSMVVEYYPSDKDKAYKELLSSRRVDFDETWLKKRLETHFGFWRGEREVSGVDIEELWKCNMCQFVDACHWRKRKNDECVKKMNQKK, from the exons ATGGCCGTGGCTGGAGATGATGATTTTGGCTCCTTGGATGATAGTGCCATACTGCAAGCTTATGAGGACTATGAGCAGAGTCAAGATGAGGAAGTGGGAGGAGGAGGATCGGTAGCAACAACTTCATCTGTTGGTAAATCGGAAGATGCCTCGG GTAGTGCAATCAAGATGAAAAGTGGCATAAAAAAGATTATTATTCAGCATGAGGAACAGGGGACAGGAAGTAGCAATAATGTAAAAACTG GTGAACAATCTACCCTCGCAAATTGGATATATGAAGAAAACAACACAATTATCACAGAAAGTGTGCGAGGTGTTAGATCTAAATATATCAACACATCGGATCTACAGATGCAAGAATGGTGTGAACAACAGATGATATATAATATCGGTGCAAAAATGGGCATGATTCCACAACTG ATTACTGATGAAGGTGCTGTGGTCCCAGTAAAAGAGATTCAACTGACCACACCAGCAATGAAAGCTGGAACAGAAGTCCACAAAAAGAAGG ATCTAGAAGTCAATTCCTATGTGAACGTTGCTGTGAGCACGCATGGAGACAGCTTTGCATTGAAATTACTGAACACAATTCAGCACATCAAACACCTTGTCATGGGAGCGAGTTGTATTCGTGAAGTCACAATCTTCAGTATGCCATTTGATTACGGTTTTATGATGATGGGAATAGTCGACGAGTTACGAATGAACGAACACGAAGAACTAGAACTTGTGGAAGTGAAAACAAGATCAAATCGGTTCAAACCACTTAGTAAGGCGcaggttcgaacccacaacctccaaGCAATGGTGTACAAACAAATCATTGATGATCTCACAAGCGGTGTTGTAGACGGTAATGTTGTGTTCGAAAAAATGAGGCTAGATCCTAAACATGTTCTTGACGAGAAGGTTCTTGAACATGCGAGGGCGCTTGATGTGGCAGGAAATACATTGGGTGATATCATGACGACCATGCTGGATCAATTTCGGTTTTTACCTAGAGTTAGCTCAATGGTGGTGGAGTACTACCCGAGTGATAAGGATAAGGCGTACAAAGAGTTGTTGAGTTCAAGACGTGTAGATTTTGATGAAACGTGGCTGAAGAAGCGACTGGAAACACATTTTGGGTTTTGGCGGGGTGAGAGAGAGGTGAGCGGGGTGGACATAGAGGAGCTGTGGAAATGTAATATGTGTCAGTTTGTGGATGCATGTCATTGGAGGAAACGGAAGAATGATGaatgtgtgaaaaaaatgaaTCAGAAGAAGTAg